A genomic stretch from Solenopsis invicta isolate M01_SB chromosome 15, UNIL_Sinv_3.0, whole genome shotgun sequence includes:
- the LOC105205086 gene encoding elongation of very long chain fatty acids protein — MAQLVQMIYDGYRDLMDNKSDPRVNDWLMMSGPFPTIAICLSYAYFVKVLGPKLMENRKPFELRRVMMWYNFCQVFISIWLFNEALSGWGGQYSFRCQPVDYSNNPHALRMARGSWWYYMSKFIELTDTIFFVLRKKNDHISTLHVIHHGVMPLSVWFGVKFTPGGHATFFGFVNTFVHIIMYLYYFLAALGPKIQPYLWWKKYLTVMQMGQFVLIMLHAFQLLFIDCNFPKVFVWWIGMHAVMFYFLFRNFYNEAYIKKQKDMKNMSDRPKNDKKELNVHKEDLKENENEKGVIYANQYKMATGYISDSGLRNRVFIYNQGYNE, encoded by the exons ATGGCGCAATTAGTACAAATGATTTACGATGGTTATCGAGATCTGATGGACAACAAAAGCGATCCGAGGGTCAACGATTGGTTGATGATGAGCGGCCCATTCCCTACAATAGCGATTTGCTTGTCCTACGCATACTTCGTTAAGGTCTTGGGACCAAAACTGATGGAAAATCGAAAACCCTTCGAGCTCAGAAGAGTGATGATGTGGTACAATTTCTGTCAAGTATTCATCTCCATTTGGCTATTTAACGAA GCTCTTTCAGGCTGGGGAGGACAATACTCCTTTAGGTGTCAACCAGTGGATTACTCAAACAATCCGCATGCATTGCGTATGGCACGAGGTAGCTGGTGGTATTATATGTCGAAGTTCATCGAGCTCACAGACACAATCTTTTTTGTATTAAGGAAAAAGAACGATCACATTAGCACTCTCCATGTCATTCATCATGGTGTCATGCCCTTATCCGTTTGGTTCGGAGTTAAATTTACCCCCG GTGGTCACGCCACTTTCTTCGGTTTTGTGAACACTTTTGTACACATCATAatgtatttgtattatttcCTGGCGGCGTTGGGACCGAAAATACAACCATATCTGTGGTGGAAGAAATATCTGACTGTTATGCAAATGGGCCAGTTCGTTCTCATAATGCTCCATGCGTTCCAATTGCTTTTTATCGATTGCAATTTCCCGAAAGTCTTCGTCTGGTGGATCGGCATGCACGCCGTAATGTTTTATTTCCTTTTCCGTAACTTCTATAACGAagcatatattaaaaaacaaaaggaTATGAAAAACATGTCAGACAGACCAAAGAACGACAAAAAGGAACTGAACGTGCACAAAGAAGATCTCAAGGAGAACGAGAACGAAAAGGGCGTGATATACGCAAACCAGTACAAAATGGCCACTGGTTACATCTCAGACAGTGGTCTTAGGAATCGTGTTTTCATCTACAATCAAGGCTATAACGAATAA